From Caldicellulosiruptor hydrothermalis 108, a single genomic window includes:
- the rpoB gene encoding DNA-directed RNA polymerase subunit beta has product MALPRPVQYGKVQRMSYGKVKEVLDLPYLLEIQKKSFQWFLDEGLREVLREISPIKDYSETLLLEFVDYYFDGPPKYSEQECKERDATYARPLKVKVRLINKETGEIKEQDIYMGEFPIMTETGTFIINGAERVIVSQLIRSPGCYFASSIDKQGRKIFSGTLIPNRGAWLEFETDASELLSVRLDRTRKVSLTTLLKAFGLYNQQMIFEKFGEDERLKASLEKEANKGELGNPVENALLEVYRRLRPGEPPNVENARNLLYNMFFDPRRYDLAKVGRYKFNKKLSLWKRIFNKRAAQDVVDPRTGEILVKEGEVITREIATQIQDAGINEVWVYADEEREFKVVGNNTVKLDRYVEFDVSDLNIKELVYKPVLEDILKTTNDVSEIKRLIKERERELVPYCLTIDDIFAATSYFLGLKYGIGTTDDIDHLGNRRVRAVGELLQNQFRIGLARMERVIRERMNIHDIDTVTPQTLINIRPVTAAIKEFFGSSPLSQFMDQVNPLAALTNKRRLSALGPGGLSRDRAGFEVRDVHHSHYGRMCPIETPEGPNIGLITSLATYARVNEYGFLETPYRKVDKKEARVTDEVVYLTADEEDTYRIAQATEPVDEEGRFINQRVTVRFGEEIIEVDKHEVDLIDISPKQIVSVSTSLIPFLENDDANRALMGSNMQRQAVPLLTTESPIIGTGVEYRAAVDSGVCILAKKDGVVEKVSADEIVIRNNDGTKDVYHLLKFKRTNQGTCFNQRPIVRKGQEIKAGEVIADGPSTDHGELALGKNVLVAFMPWEGYNYEDAILISERLVKEDVYTSIHIEEYECEARDTKLGPEEITRDIPNVGEDAIKDLDERGIIRIGAEVKSGDILVGKVTPKGETELTAEERLLRAIFGEKARETRDTSLRVPHGEGGIVVDVKVFSRDKGDELPPGVNQLVRVYVAQKRKISVGDKMAGRHGNKGVISRILPVEDMPFLPDGTPVDIVLNPLGVPSRMNIGQILETHLGYAAKALGWKVATPVFDGAKEEDIEEALKLAGLKPTGKTILYDGRTGEPFDNEVTVGYMYMLKLVHLVDDKIHARSTGPYSLVTQQPLGGKAQFGGQRFGEMEVWALEAYGAAYTLQELLTVKSDDVTGRVKTYEAIVKGENIPEPGIPESFKVLVKELQSLCLDVKLLSEDNKEIELKESVDEDEQPQGLGAFEIGDDEIEDDKDIQDDKEKFYEDLMNATQEDDQGDIDDIDE; this is encoded by the coding sequence TTGGCACTACCTCGTCCTGTGCAATATGGCAAAGTTCAAAGAATGAGTTATGGTAAGGTTAAGGAAGTTCTGGATTTGCCATATCTTTTGGAAATCCAGAAAAAGTCATTTCAATGGTTCTTAGATGAAGGACTGAGAGAGGTCTTAAGAGAGATATCTCCGATTAAAGATTACAGTGAGACCTTGCTTTTGGAGTTTGTAGACTATTATTTTGATGGGCCACCTAAATATTCGGAACAGGAGTGCAAAGAAAGAGATGCAACATATGCAAGACCTCTAAAGGTAAAGGTCAGACTTATAAACAAAGAAACAGGTGAGATAAAAGAACAGGACATTTATATGGGCGAATTCCCAATTATGACTGAAACAGGAACATTTATCATCAACGGTGCGGAAAGAGTTATTGTAAGCCAGCTCATCCGTTCACCTGGGTGTTACTTTGCATCTTCCATTGATAAGCAAGGAAGAAAGATATTTTCAGGGACTCTTATTCCAAACAGAGGTGCGTGGCTTGAATTCGAAACGGATGCAAGCGAGCTTTTGTCTGTCAGACTTGACAGGACAAGAAAGGTTTCTCTCACAACCCTGTTGAAGGCTTTTGGGCTTTACAATCAGCAGATGATATTTGAAAAGTTTGGCGAGGATGAGAGATTGAAAGCTTCGCTTGAGAAAGAAGCCAATAAAGGTGAGCTTGGCAATCCAGTTGAGAATGCACTTTTAGAGGTATATAGGAGACTTAGACCTGGTGAGCCGCCAAATGTTGAAAATGCTCGAAATCTTCTTTACAATATGTTTTTTGATCCGAGAAGGTATGATTTAGCAAAAGTGGGAAGATATAAATTCAACAAAAAATTGTCGCTGTGGAAGAGGATTTTCAACAAAAGAGCTGCCCAGGATGTAGTTGATCCGAGGACTGGAGAGATATTGGTCAAAGAAGGAGAGGTAATTACAAGAGAGATTGCTACTCAAATTCAGGATGCTGGTATCAACGAGGTATGGGTATATGCAGATGAAGAGAGAGAATTTAAGGTTGTTGGAAACAATACAGTAAAACTTGATAGATATGTAGAATTTGATGTATCTGACCTTAACATAAAAGAGCTTGTTTACAAGCCTGTTTTGGAAGATATTCTTAAGACAACAAATGATGTTTCTGAGATTAAGAGGCTTATAAAAGAAAGAGAAAGAGAACTTGTTCCATACTGCCTTACAATAGACGATATATTTGCAGCAACAAGCTATTTCTTGGGGCTCAAGTATGGTATCGGTACAACTGATGACATTGACCATTTGGGCAACAGGAGGGTAAGAGCAGTAGGCGAACTTTTGCAGAACCAGTTCAGAATTGGTCTTGCGCGAATGGAAAGAGTTATTCGTGAGAGAATGAACATACACGATATTGATACAGTAACTCCTCAGACACTGATAAATATAAGACCAGTAACAGCAGCTATCAAGGAGTTTTTTGGTTCAAGCCCGCTGTCACAGTTTATGGACCAGGTAAATCCACTGGCAGCACTTACAAACAAAAGAAGACTTTCAGCTTTGGGACCAGGTGGACTTTCGAGGGACAGAGCAGGATTTGAAGTGAGAGACGTGCATCATTCTCATTATGGAAGGATGTGTCCTATCGAGACGCCAGAAGGTCCAAACATTGGTCTTATAACCTCTTTGGCAACATATGCAAGGGTCAACGAGTACGGATTTTTGGAAACGCCTTACAGAAAGGTTGACAAAAAAGAAGCAAGGGTTACAGACGAGGTTGTGTATCTTACTGCTGATGAAGAAGACACATACAGGATTGCTCAGGCAACAGAACCTGTTGATGAAGAAGGAAGATTCATAAATCAAAGAGTTACAGTAAGATTTGGCGAAGAAATTATAGAGGTTGACAAACATGAGGTTGACCTTATAGATATATCTCCAAAACAGATAGTTTCAGTTTCAACATCGCTTATTCCATTTTTGGAGAACGACGATGCAAACAGAGCTCTCATGGGTTCTAACATGCAGCGCCAGGCAGTGCCGCTTTTGACAACAGAGTCTCCGATAATTGGAACAGGTGTTGAATACAGGGCTGCGGTTGACTCTGGTGTGTGCATTCTTGCCAAAAAAGATGGTGTTGTTGAAAAGGTATCTGCTGATGAGATTGTTATCAGAAATAATGATGGAACAAAGGATGTATATCATCTTTTGAAGTTCAAAAGGACCAACCAAGGAACATGTTTTAACCAAAGACCGATAGTCAGAAAAGGCCAAGAAATCAAAGCAGGAGAAGTTATAGCAGACGGACCATCAACTGACCATGGAGAGCTTGCACTTGGCAAAAATGTTCTTGTTGCATTCATGCCATGGGAAGGATATAACTATGAAGATGCTATTTTGATTTCAGAAAGACTTGTTAAAGAGGATGTTTATACATCCATTCATATAGAAGAATATGAATGTGAGGCAAGAGATACAAAGCTTGGTCCTGAGGAAATAACAAGAGATATTCCAAATGTAGGTGAAGATGCAATAAAGGATTTAGATGAAAGAGGAATCATTAGAATTGGTGCCGAAGTAAAAAGTGGTGATATTTTGGTTGGGAAAGTTACTCCCAAAGGTGAGACAGAGCTTACTGCAGAAGAAAGATTGCTTCGTGCTATATTTGGTGAAAAGGCAAGAGAGACAAGAGATACTTCATTGAGAGTACCACATGGCGAAGGCGGAATAGTTGTAGATGTAAAGGTATTTTCGCGCGACAAAGGAGACGAACTTCCACCTGGTGTGAACCAGCTTGTGAGAGTATATGTTGCTCAGAAACGAAAAATCTCTGTTGGCGATAAAATGGCGGGTCGACATGGTAACAAAGGCGTTATTTCAAGAATTTTGCCAGTTGAAGACATGCCATTTTTACCGGATGGTACACCTGTTGATATAGTTTTAAATCCTCTTGGTGTGCCATCACGTATGAACATTGGTCAGATTTTAGAAACACACCTTGGATATGCGGCAAAAGCGCTTGGATGGAAGGTTGCAACCCCTGTTTTTGACGGTGCAAAAGAGGAGGATATTGAGGAGGCATTAAAGCTTGCAGGTTTGAAACCAACGGGGAAGACCATTCTCTATGATGGCAGAACAGGTGAGCCATTTGATAATGAAGTAACTGTTGGTTACATGTACATGCTAAAGCTTGTACATCTTGTTGATGATAAAATCCATGCACGATCAACAGGACCGTATTCGCTTGTTACTCAGCAGCCTCTTGGAGGTAAAGCTCAGTTTGGTGGTCAGAGATTTGGCGAGATGGAAGTTTGGGCGCTTGAAGCATACGGTGCTGCATATACACTGCAAGAACTTTTGACTGTGAAATCTGACGATGTGACAGGAAGAGTCAAAACTTATGAAGCAATAGTGAAAGGTGAAAATATACCAGAGCCTGGGATACCAGAGTCTTTCAAGGTGCTTGTAAAAGAGCTTCAGAGTTTGTGTTTAGATGTCAAACTCTTGTCAGAGGACAACAAGGAAATTGAGCTAAAAGAATCTGTCGATGAGGATGAGCAGCCACAAGGGCTTGGAGCTTTTGAGATAGGCGACGATGAAATAGAAGATGACAAAGATATTCAAGATGACAAGGAGAAGTTTTATGAGGATTTGATGAATGCAACGCAAGAAGACGACCAAGGTGATATAGATGATATAGATGAGTAA
- the rpoC gene encoding DNA-directed RNA polymerase subunit beta', producing MDLFNFDAIKISLASPEKIREWSRGEVKKPETINYRTLKPEKDGLFCEKIFGPTKDWECHCGKYKKVKYKGVVCDKCGVEVTKAKVRRERMGHIELAAPVSHIWYFKGVPSRMGLILDMTPRNLEKVLYFAAYVVIDPGDVPNLEKKQILSEKEYRELKEKYGDRFKAGMGAEAIKELLKEIDLDKLSQELRQELETATGQKKLKIIKRLEVVEAFRKSGNRPEWMILDVIPVIPPELRPMVQLDGGRFATSDLNDLYRRVINRNNRLKKLMDLGAPDIIIRNEKRMLQEAVDALIDNGRRGRPVTGPGNRPLKSLSDMLKGKQGRFRQNLLGKRVDYSGRSVIVVGPELKIYQCGLPKEMALELFKPFVMKKLVEKGICNNIKNAKKAVERQRSEVWDILEEVIKDHPVLLNRAPTLHRLGIQAFEPVLVEGRAIRLHPLVCTAYNADFDGDQMAVHVPLSAEAQAEARFLMLSANNLLKPADGKPIVVPTQDMVLGIYYLTLEKKGDKGEGMIFSSEEEALLAYEHKVVGLHARIKVKRTAEVNGEVISGLVETTVGKIILNQVIPQDLGFVDRSKRENLLKYEIDTLVDKKMLGKIIDRCIKVYGNTRTAEILDEIKELGFKFSTRGAITISVSDMVIPEVKQKLIAEAEQKVENIEKLYRHGLISDQERYEQVISIWNQTKDKLTEELIQSLDEFNPIFMMANSGARGSKNQISQLAGMRGLMANPSGKTIEMPIKSNFREGLNVIEFFISTHGARKGLADTALRTADSGYLTRRLVDVAQDIIVREEDCGTDKGIWVEEIRDGTEVIETLEERIIGRYAASDIVDEKTGEVIVSKNELITEEIAKKIIDAGINRVYVRSVLECKTRYGVCTKCYGLDLGTGQPVNVGEAVGIIAAQAIGEPGTQLTMRTFHTGGIAGQDITQGLPRVEELFEARKPKGVAVISEIEGYVSIKEDKKRTITVRNDNGEERTYEIPYGARLKVNDGDYVQAGDELTEGSINPHDLLRIKGPRGVQSYLLAEVQKVYKMQGVDINDKHIEIIIRQMMKKVKIEDSGDTELLPGDIVEIHRFEEENDKAIAEGKRPALGRRVLLGITKAALSTESFLSAASFQETTRVLTDAAIKGKVDPLIGLKENVIIGKLIPAGTGMAKYRNIVIEENQ from the coding sequence ATGGATTTGTTCAATTTCGATGCTATTAAAATCAGTCTTGCTTCTCCTGAAAAGATAAGAGAATGGTCGCGCGGTGAGGTTAAAAAACCAGAGACCATAAACTATAGAACACTCAAGCCCGAAAAAGATGGACTTTTCTGTGAAAAGATTTTTGGTCCAACAAAGGACTGGGAATGCCACTGCGGAAAATATAAAAAGGTCAAATATAAAGGTGTTGTTTGTGATAAGTGCGGTGTTGAAGTGACAAAAGCAAAGGTAAGACGTGAGAGAATGGGGCACATTGAACTTGCTGCCCCTGTCTCTCACATCTGGTATTTTAAAGGTGTCCCAAGCAGAATGGGACTTATTTTGGATATGACACCACGAAATTTAGAAAAGGTTTTGTACTTTGCTGCATATGTGGTAATTGACCCAGGCGATGTACCAAATTTGGAAAAGAAACAAATTCTTTCTGAAAAAGAGTACAGGGAACTAAAAGAGAAGTATGGCGACAGGTTCAAGGCAGGAATGGGAGCAGAGGCAATTAAAGAGCTCTTGAAAGAGATTGACCTTGATAAGCTATCGCAGGAGCTGAGGCAAGAACTTGAAACTGCAACAGGCCAGAAAAAGTTAAAGATAATCAAAAGGCTTGAGGTTGTTGAAGCTTTTAGAAAATCTGGTAACCGTCCTGAATGGATGATACTTGATGTTATACCTGTTATCCCACCTGAACTTCGTCCAATGGTCCAGCTTGACGGCGGAAGGTTTGCAACATCAGACCTAAATGACCTTTACAGAAGAGTGATAAACAGAAACAACAGGCTCAAAAAACTCATGGATTTGGGTGCACCAGACATAATCATTAGAAATGAAAAGAGAATGTTGCAAGAAGCTGTTGATGCTCTTATAGACAATGGAAGAAGAGGAAGACCGGTAACAGGTCCTGGTAACAGACCACTAAAATCACTTTCTGATATGCTCAAAGGAAAGCAGGGAAGATTCAGACAGAACCTTTTGGGGAAAAGAGTTGACTATTCAGGGCGTTCTGTTATAGTTGTAGGGCCTGAGCTTAAGATTTACCAGTGTGGTCTTCCGAAAGAGATGGCTTTAGAGCTTTTCAAACCGTTTGTCATGAAAAAGCTTGTTGAAAAAGGAATTTGCAACAACATAAAAAATGCAAAAAAAGCTGTTGAAAGACAGAGAAGTGAAGTTTGGGATATATTAGAAGAAGTAATAAAAGACCATCCAGTACTGCTAAACCGAGCACCCACTTTGCACAGGCTTGGTATTCAGGCTTTTGAGCCAGTACTTGTTGAAGGAAGGGCTATAAGACTTCATCCACTTGTTTGTACAGCGTACAATGCTGACTTTGACGGTGACCAGATGGCGGTACACGTTCCACTTTCTGCCGAGGCTCAGGCTGAAGCCAGGTTTTTGATGTTATCTGCAAACAACCTGTTAAAGCCGGCAGATGGCAAACCTATTGTAGTTCCAACCCAGGATATGGTTTTGGGAATTTACTACCTCACTCTTGAAAAGAAAGGTGACAAGGGTGAGGGGATGATATTCTCATCAGAAGAAGAAGCGCTTTTGGCATATGAGCACAAAGTTGTTGGTCTTCATGCAAGGATAAAGGTTAAAAGAACAGCAGAAGTAAACGGAGAAGTTATCTCTGGACTTGTTGAGACAACAGTTGGCAAAATCATATTAAATCAGGTAATACCGCAGGACCTTGGTTTTGTTGATAGAAGCAAGAGAGAAAATCTTTTGAAGTATGAAATTGACACACTTGTTGACAAAAAGATGCTTGGAAAAATTATTGACAGGTGTATAAAGGTTTATGGAAATACCCGAACGGCAGAGATACTGGACGAGATAAAAGAACTTGGATTTAAATTTTCAACAAGAGGAGCAATTACCATCTCAGTTTCGGACATGGTAATTCCAGAAGTCAAGCAAAAGCTCATAGCAGAGGCAGAACAAAAGGTTGAGAACATTGAAAAACTATACAGACATGGTTTGATTTCTGACCAAGAAAGATATGAACAGGTAATTTCTATATGGAACCAGACAAAAGACAAGCTTACCGAAGAGCTTATCCAGAGCCTTGATGAGTTCAATCCAATATTTATGATGGCAAATTCGGGTGCAAGGGGTTCCAAAAACCAGATATCACAGCTTGCTGGTATGAGGGGACTGATGGCAAATCCGTCTGGTAAGACAATAGAGATGCCGATTAAATCAAACTTTAGAGAAGGACTCAATGTTATAGAGTTTTTCATCTCAACACACGGTGCACGCAAAGGGCTTGCTGACACAGCGCTCAGAACTGCAGACTCAGGATATTTAACAAGAAGACTTGTGGATGTTGCACAGGACATAATTGTAAGGGAAGAGGACTGTGGTACAGACAAAGGTATATGGGTTGAAGAGATAAGAGATGGCACAGAGGTAATTGAAACACTTGAAGAGAGGATTATTGGAAGATATGCAGCTTCTGATATTGTTGATGAAAAAACAGGTGAAGTAATAGTAAGCAAAAATGAGCTCATTACAGAAGAAATAGCTAAAAAGATAATAGATGCAGGAATCAACAGGGTATATGTAAGGTCAGTTTTAGAGTGCAAAACAAGATACGGTGTTTGTACGAAATGTTATGGACTTGACCTTGGTACAGGGCAGCCAGTGAATGTAGGAGAAGCAGTTGGTATCATTGCAGCACAGGCTATAGGTGAGCCGGGTACTCAGCTTACAATGAGAACATTTCACACAGGTGGTATTGCTGGGCAGGACATTACGCAAGGTCTTCCAAGGGTTGAGGAGCTGTTCGAGGCAAGAAAACCAAAGGGTGTTGCTGTGATTTCTGAAATAGAAGGGTATGTTTCAATAAAAGAAGACAAAAAGAGGACAATAACAGTTCGAAATGACAATGGTGAAGAGAGAACGTATGAGATACCGTACGGAGCAAGATTAAAGGTAAACGATGGGGATTATGTTCAGGCAGGAGATGAGCTGACAGAAGGTTCGATAAATCCGCACGACCTTTTGAGGATAAAAGGACCAAGAGGTGTTCAGAGCTATCTTTTAGCTGAGGTTCAGAAAGTTTACAAGATGCAGGGCGTTGACATAAACGACAAGCACATAGAGATAATAATCAGACAGATGATGAAGAAGGTCAAGATAGAAGACTCTGGTGATACCGAACTTTTGCCTGGTGACATTGTAGAGATACACAGGTTTGAAGAAGAGAACGACAAGGCAATAGCAGAAGGAAAACGTCCTGCGCTTGGCAGAAGGGTGCTTCTTGGAATAACAAAAGCAGCACTCTCTACTGAGTCGTTCTTGTCTGCTGCATCATTCCAGGAGACGACAAGGGTATTGACAGATGCAGCAATAAAAGGGAAAGTTGATCCTCTGATTGGTCTTAAGGAAAATGTCATCATTGGTAAGCTAATTCCTGCAGGAACTGGAATGGCAAAGTACAGAAATATTGTTATTGAAGAGAACCAGTAA
- the cheB gene encoding chemotaxis-specific protein-glutamate methyltransferase CheB, with amino-acid sequence MKNDCIGDEFMYKVLVVDDSAFMRQLIKSILESTGKFVVTVAQTPLIALDRVRKFKFDVITIDYEMPYMNGVELIKKIKEITDTKILMISAYTRPGAYTTFEALSAGAFDYILKPSSEEELEEFKYELIKKLTAVCEECKKEDTSKVHELPAAVEGKILLEESIVERVRLARVIGIGISTGGPPVLERMFKSLKKDFPIPILVVQHMPPNFTKPFADRLATITSKCIKEVSDKEEIKGGCIYIAKGGYHLAVEEMNGKLFTRVLDLEKIKSHKPSADILFSSIAEACGRASVGIVMTGMGSDGSDGILEMRKKGALTIAQDEKSCVVFGMPKAAIEKGAIELVLNPDQIVELLNRV; translated from the coding sequence ATGAAAAATGATTGTATTGGTGATGAGTTTATGTACAAGGTATTGGTTGTTGACGATTCGGCATTTATGAGACAGCTCATAAAATCTATTTTAGAAAGTACAGGCAAATTTGTTGTTACAGTTGCTCAAACTCCTCTCATTGCACTTGACAGGGTTAGAAAGTTCAAGTTTGATGTGATAACAATTGACTATGAAATGCCATATATGAACGGTGTTGAGCTTATAAAAAAGATAAAAGAGATAACAGATACAAAGATTTTGATGATAAGTGCGTACACGCGCCCAGGAGCTTACACTACATTTGAGGCATTGTCAGCAGGCGCTTTCGATTATATTCTAAAGCCGTCTTCTGAAGAAGAACTTGAAGAGTTCAAGTATGAGCTAATCAAAAAACTTACTGCGGTGTGCGAAGAGTGTAAAAAGGAAGACACATCAAAAGTACATGAACTTCCAGCTGCCGTTGAAGGAAAAATTTTACTGGAAGAGAGTATTGTTGAGAGGGTAAGGTTGGCAAGGGTTATCGGTATAGGTATATCCACGGGTGGTCCACCAGTTTTAGAAAGGATGTTTAAGTCATTGAAAAAAGATTTTCCTATTCCTATTCTTGTTGTTCAGCACATGCCGCCAAACTTCACAAAACCGTTTGCTGACAGACTTGCTACCATTACATCAAAATGTATAAAAGAAGTTTCTGATAAGGAAGAGATAAAGGGTGGTTGCATCTACATTGCGAAAGGCGGTTATCATTTAGCAGTGGAAGAGATGAATGGAAAGCTCTTTACACGGGTGCTTGACCTTGAGAAGATAAAAAGCCACAAACCTTCGGCAGACATTCTTTTCAGTTCAATAGCAGAAGCCTGTGGAAGAGCTTCTGTTGGAATTGTGATGACAGGAATGGGTTCTGATGGGAGCGACGGGATTTTAGAGATGAGAAAAAAAGGGGCGCTCACAATTGCACAGGATGAAAAAAGTTGTGTGGTTTTTGGTATGCCAAAAGCGGCCATTGAAAAGGGAGCAATTGAGCTTGTTTTAAACCCTGACCAGATTGTTGAGCTTTTAAATAGAGTATGA
- a CDS encoding iron-containing alcohol dehydrogenase, protein MEVIWEEPYESFSRFINKNGYKSLLIICDKNTFDVCANKVKETAEKANIKYKIVCFEPDVVADEYALGKVLFEIEQADIFVGVGSGTISDITRYTAYKFKVPFVLFPTAPSMDGFASSVAALTINGLKTTVLASSPEFIFVDMEVIENSPEILKKAGFGDLMGKITALLDWQLSHIIFDETINLEVLQIVKDTYLKTLKSVGENHFHKNLLEGLITSGIMMARVNSSRPASGCEHHLSHFWEYHRIKTYHGIKVGLATLYVLRFYEHFLNLDKSRILERKEYKVDIKAWEDMIKRGFQPTFESIIKQNIGRVSKLNDKEFRSNVINRLVEKKEVIDKLIRDAIGVYGELIDAYKKLEMPMNYWEIGIDENLFKISFLCAPNIRERFTILHLYEFLGLTDEVVRSF, encoded by the coding sequence ATGGAAGTTATATGGGAAGAGCCGTATGAGTCTTTTTCAAGATTTATAAATAAAAATGGTTATAAATCTTTGCTGATTATATGCGATAAAAACACCTTTGATGTGTGTGCTAATAAAGTCAAAGAAACAGCTGAAAAAGCCAATATTAAATATAAGATTGTATGTTTTGAGCCAGATGTTGTGGCAGATGAGTATGCGCTTGGAAAGGTTTTGTTTGAGATAGAACAAGCAGATATATTTGTGGGGGTAGGAAGTGGAACAATCTCTGACATAACACGGTATACAGCATACAAGTTCAAAGTCCCGTTTGTTTTGTTTCCAACAGCACCTTCAATGGACGGGTTTGCTTCTTCTGTTGCAGCACTTACCATAAATGGTTTAAAAACAACAGTCTTGGCATCATCGCCAGAGTTTATCTTTGTGGATATGGAGGTGATAGAAAATTCACCTGAAATTTTAAAGAAGGCAGGATTTGGAGACTTGATGGGTAAGATTACTGCTCTTCTTGACTGGCAACTTTCGCACATTATTTTTGATGAGACGATAAATTTGGAAGTTTTACAAATTGTGAAAGATACATATCTAAAAACTCTGAAATCAGTGGGCGAAAACCACTTTCATAAGAATTTATTGGAAGGTCTAATAACCTCTGGTATTATGATGGCAAGAGTTAACTCTTCGCGTCCTGCGTCAGGCTGTGAACACCATCTTTCTCATTTTTGGGAATATCACAGAATAAAAACTTATCATGGGATAAAAGTTGGGCTTGCAACCCTTTATGTGCTGAGGTTTTATGAGCACTTTTTAAATCTTGATAAATCCAGAATTCTTGAAAGGAAAGAATATAAAGTAGATATTAAAGCGTGGGAAGATATGATAAAGAGAGGATTTCAACCAACTTTTGAAAGTATAATAAAGCAAAATATTGGAAGAGTAAGCAAGTTAAATGATAAAGAGTTTAGGAGTAATGTGATAAACAGGCTTGTTGAAAAGAAAGAGGTTATAGATAAGTTGATAAGAGACGCAATTGGTGTGTATGGTGAGCTGATTGATGCTTACAAAAAACTTGAAATGCCCATGAATTATTGGGAGATTGGTATAGATGAGAATCTTTTTAAGATATCATTTTTATGTGCACCGAATATCAGAGAAAGGTTTACCATACTGCATTTGTACGAATTTTTAGGCTTGACAGATGAAGTTGTACGAAGCTTCTGA